The following are from one region of the Salvia hispanica cultivar TCC Black 2014 chromosome 1, UniMelb_Shisp_WGS_1.0, whole genome shotgun sequence genome:
- the LOC125192750 gene encoding receptor-like cytoplasmic kinase 1, which translates to MSDPIFFVVVMVTQVQQKRIEMRRVLKNGEDASIETILYMPKHEFIAKVSKPFSSLKHENLVELVVYNSYGLEMVLAYDHFAPRGSRNVLLCDDGTAKIIDPFLWTQLPDCEAWFYVDELDINAQGNDVYNFGKILLELLALRQLNSNKIHEILDDIIKGYYQPEAVKKMAQIAQWCLQDQGYFLPDMGDVVRHLEVCLSLTESQHSQS; encoded by the exons ATGAGTGATCCGATATTCTTTGTGGTTGTTATGGTGACACAGGTTCAACAGAAAAGGATCGAAATGAG AAGAGTCCTGAAAAATGGAGAGGATGCATCAATTGAAACGATCCTCTACATGCCAAAGCATGAATTTATAGCAAAG GTTTCAAAACCATTCTCTTCTCTGAAGCATGAGAACTTGGTCGAACTAGTTGTTTACAATTCGTATGGCCTTGAGATGGTCTTGGCATATGATCATTTTGCTCCACGGGG ATCCAGGAATGTTTTACTTTGTGACGATGGAACTGCTAAGATAATAGATCCTTTTCTATGGACTCAACTTCCCGATTGTGAGGCATGGTTCTATGTGGATGAGTTGGATATTAACGCTCAGGGAAATGATGTTTACAACTTTGGTAAGATTCTCCTCGAGCTCTTG GCATTACGACAGCTGAATTCGAACAAGATACACGAGATTTTGGATGATATAATAAAAGGATACTACCAGCCCGAGGCTGTTAAGAAG ATGGCTCAAATTGCTCAATGGTGCCTTCAAGATCAAGGTTATTTTCTTCCAGACATGGGTGATGTTGTACGACATCTCGAGGTGTGCCTTAGCTTAACCGAATCACAACACTCTCAGAGCTGA